The window GAGCTCTGGTCTTAGCGAGGGCTTTGTCTGCCTGTTTTGGTGAGACTTAAATGTATACTTCTGAGTGAGAAATGTGGCTTTGATAGAAGTGAGCATGTGGTGTACGTAGCAGCTCCTTGCACTTCTCACCTCTCTGCCCTGAGCTTCTAAGGccagcccagggcaggaggACTCCCTCCAAGCAAACTTGTATGGTAATAGCTTGATGGCAAGGTGTTGCCTCAAAGTAGTATTTGCTCTTGCAAGTGACAAATGTGGTGGTGTCCTAATGgcaaggaaatctctcctccaCGCTGGATGCAATGGTTAATGCTCAGCTTCTGCCCTGTTCTCCGGTGCTCAGTCCCTGGCTGGCCTCCATCAAGGCCCTTTGTATTTTTGCCTTGGTTTCCCTGGATGCTGACCTGTCCCCTTGATAGGGACCTGTCTCCTTGATGGGGCTGTGCTTGCAGCTGTGGGTCAGCTCTCCTACAGCAAGCTCACACCTAGCTGCCGGAGCCCTTTCCTCCCACCTGAGCCTGTTCCTGTCTCTGCCTTGCAGTCCCAGACAATGAACTACGTGGGGCAGCTTGCTGAGACTGTCTTCGTCACCGTGAAGGAGCTGTACCGGGGGCTGAACCCTGCCACCCTGACGGGCTGCATCGATGTGATCGTGGTGAGGCAGCCCGATAACTCCTTCCAGTGCTCCCCTTTCCACGTGCGCTTCGGGAAGCTGGGTGTGCTGCGCTCCAAGGAGAAGGTGGTAAGTGGTGCTGGCCCTGGCAGGATGCGTGCTGGTGCCCTTGGGTTCCCTCCTCTGGTGTTCAGAGAGCTGGGTCTtttcccctgtcacagcttcttGTGTGTATGGGGAGGGACCGAGGTTTCTTTCTGGTGTCTCTAGATCCAGGATCTGAGTAGTGCCctcagtgtccccccccccttgggtTATGGAAGAACCTTGTTTGAGGAAGGGTAGCCTTGTCTAAAGGCATTCTCGCTATTTTCTGGAGGGGATGCCCCTGAATGGAACCTAGCCCCTTTCAAAAGGGGCAGTGCTCCCTAGGAAAATGGGGAGAGGTTCCTGGTCCCCAAGGCCAGGTGGCTGTCAGCCTCCTGAGCATCCGCAACCCGTCACCTCCCTGGGGAAGTGCCTTGCTGTGCCCTGATGGGTGAGCGCGTTCAGGTGGACAGACACCTTCTGCCCCATGCTAGGTTGACATCGAAATCAATGGGGAGCCTGTGGACCTGCACATGAAGCTGGGTGACAATGGCGAGGCCTTCTTTGTCCAGGAGTCTGAGGAGAATGAGGTCGGTGATgaagaggagctgctgctgtgtgtcCCCTCACTTCCAGGTGGTCACAAGGGCTTAGGTGGAAGCACCAGGCTTGGACTGCTGCCCTTCCCTGGGGTGGCTGCATTAGTCCCTGTTCTGTGTGCCCAGAAAGGTTCCTGCTCAAGGGATCTTACCAGCATGAAGCACCCTGAGTGAGCGTTAGACCAAATATCCCCATCCCAGACAGGCCTTCCTCCCCGGGCATGGCTCCTGGCCAGCCTGGCAGGTATCTTGAGCTTGGGCTCTTGAGGGATCTTGTGACAGGGTGGAAGTGAGCCAGATGTTGTGGCAGGCTGTCTGCTCCACTGGTGAGCAGGGTGAGATCAGTTGTGGCTTCTGGAAATCTCAGCCAACTCCCTACCAGGATgacctgtggctgctgctggcttggGCTGCTTTTGAGAGCAGGGAGAAGGCACTAGAAACAAATCCCATCTACACCCTTCATAATTCTGGTCTTGTGGTGCCATCTCCTGCCTGCATCCCCTTGCCCTTATTAAGGATGTCTTTAACTTGTGGCTGCATAGCTCTGTTCTTATTTGCATGTCGCATGCACAAAACCTTCCCTGTAGGCCTAGACACAACTACCCCCAGGGGCAGAGCTCAGTGGTGCTGTGATTGTGGAACATTTTGGATAGGGCTTGGATGGGCTGCCAGCCTGGAAAGGAGGGAGCTGATGGCCTCTGCCCATCCCTGTTCCAGAGGAGCATCCCATCCCGCCTCTGCACGTCTCCCATCCCCACGGAGGAGAGCCCAGAGAGCGCCGCTCAACCCTCTCATGGCCAGGAGGCCCCGAGCGCTGAGGTGGCCCCGCGCAGGAGGAGGCGGCACAGGAGGAAGCCCAGGAGGAAGGAGGTGATGGGCCCCGCTCCGGGAGGCTGCGAGGAGGCCAGGGGCGAGGTGTctgtggaggagctgctcaAGCTGCCGGCCCTAGagtgagctgctggggctggggccaggccTGTAGGCCCCCTGGGGGTGCCCAGCAGTCCTGGAAATGGCAAATTTGGGTATTGCCAGCTTTCCAGCAGAGGAAGCTGGCTCTTGAGAGTAGTGTAACTATATActcctgctttctttccagtgattcagtgtatttttccttcactgatCTCCCCAAAGAAGAAACCGGGTCGCTGCAGGCGAAGGAGGTCCACCCTTACTCTGATGGGGAGCTAGCCTCCATGGACAGGTAAAGGATGGGTCCAAGGTGGTCTGCACCCCTTTGGTGGGAGCAGAGAGGTGTGCCTCATGGCTGGGGCAGGTGGTTGGGAGAAAGGACCCGGGGGTGTcaggagaaggcagcagccTTCCTGGCTGATAAGGTGTGGCTGTGGAAAAGCTCAGGGCTGAAGCACTTTCATTTCTTGGACCTCAGCTTCCCATCAGTCCTGGCAAATGGTAGTTTTATGGGGCAGAACTGACTCTCTGGGAAACCAGCCTTACAGGGCTTTTGGCCCTAAATATCTTTGCAGTTGACAGGAAAGCATGGGGCTATATAAGGTGGAGCAGGCCCAATATTGCCTTCTCTTCTTGTAGCCCAGCCCCGAGCCATCTGTCTTCTCCCAGAAGTGACTCCGAGCTGGAGGTTGGGCCGCAGGAGAGTTTTGCCCTAGGGGCTGAATCCCACATGCAGTGGGCCTGGGGACGGCTCCCTGAGGTGAGTGCTCTGGTGCCCCTCCAGTGGGCAGTGGGAGTGGGTCTGAAGCTCCTGGGGTAAGTGGAGAAGGCTGGGGCCAGGCAGCCTCAGAGGGTTGGCCCTCTTCTCCCTGATGCTTTGAGAAACATCCCATCCTCAGACctgttcttctctttttgaGGTGAATAAATCAGAACGGGTCGAACCAGCCAAGTCCACAAAGACTGCAGCAACCACTGGCTCTGTGACACCAGTGCCAGTGGATGAGAGAACCCATTTTCTTGCCATCTCTGAAGGTCTGGGAGGAGGTCCATGCCCAGCAGGACCTCAGGACCCACCTTGTTCCTCTGCAGTGCTGGCTGATGAGCCAACACTCATGCCTAAGGAAGGCAACGGCCCCCCTGGACTGATGGATAACCCCAGTGCCATGGGGGCAGAGAGCTCATCAGGTGCCACCTCAGCCCCACAAGAGGAGCAGAAGGGAGGTGAGAGGGTTGTGCTGAGAGCTCAGCCAGATGTGGAGTCCTCTGAGGGAGCTGCTGTCCTGAGCCAGGTGGGCTTGGAGAGCTGTGAACCCCAGCAGAGACAAGGTGAGCAGATGactggtgctgctgggagcGGTGTCTGAGCCCATGGACAGAGCTGGACTTGGAGAGGGGCTGGGTTCTTGGTTCAGCATAACCCCTTGACTGTCCTGGATATTTGAGATGTGACATGTTTGCTTTGCTCCACATGCCACCAGCTCCTTTGCTTTGAGAAGACATTTTCTGATTTCCTACCTTTGGTGACCCTAGACTTTCTTGCCTAGTTTCCTGAAGTCCATCCTCAGACGTCTGCTTTTGTGCAGGCTTAGGCTTCTCAGCAATGTAGACTGTCCCTGAACTTGAATTGTCTGGCAGCTCGTGGCCTGCATCTTCTTCCTAAGCATGCCAAGTCAGGTAGAAAATTACCCAGAACAAAGCATGTATGTCTCCCTTGGTGCTGTATTAAGGGCTTTGTTACCTGTCCTAACCAGCCTTACTTCTCCAGCCAGcataaattcaggaaaaaaatctctgaagtgATATTTTGGATTCCTTCTTGTACAAAGAGGAAGATCACAATGttatgatcttggaggtctcttctaacctagatgattctgtgtttctgttatCTTGTATGGTGTTAATTTCAAATGTCACCTTCAGGCTGTTGTAGCATAACATAGGTAGGACTTTACTGTGTCCTTCTTACAAGTGATCTCATGTCAGTGAAAGTATCTTGATgtacttctgctgctgttgattTAAGACAGAATACATTTCTTTGCCTACTTGAAAAGCTTTCTTTGTATGTTGATAGTCATAAAATCTATAGGGTGTAGAGTGAGGGGAAATGCTGTTAGCTTTCTTGATGAATTAGCCAAATTACTTTCCAAGCCATCTCTGTAtctgtttcctttccctctgtGCATTGAGGATCCATCAAAAGAAGCCCTCACCTGGGTCCTACTGATGTTTACCTTGAAGACCTCTCTAACCTGGATGAGGAGCAGGTGGCTCTCTATTTCCCCAGGAGGTATGGGGGGCCCCAGTGAGCAAGCTCAGACCTCCTCGAGCCCTTACACCAGGGGCACGTCTAAAGCTATTGCCTGATGTTGCTGCTGTTCCTTCTCTTGCTGACAGTGAGGTGGAGCAAACTTCAAAGCCTGTCGCAGACCCTAGCATCCCTTCCTGTGTCCAGCTGCTGTCAGATGTACCTGCTGAAAGCCCCATGGAGTCTGGCTCTGATGTGATGCCTGCAATTGCTCTGTCACTGTGTGGAGGCcttgggggcagcaggcagatTTCTCGTGGTAGGTGTGAGGGGAAGGGAGTCTGCTGTCCTGAAACCCATCCTGTATGCCAGTGGTATGACAGCCTCTGTCCCGCCAGAGAAGTTCATGGAGCACATCATCTCCTACCAGGAGTTTGCTGAGAATCCAGGGCTCCTTGATGACCCCAACCTGGTGATCCTGATCAACAAGAAGTGAGTGGCCAGCTCTTCTAGCTTTGTCCCTACAGGAACACCCTGTAGGACTGTGACTCCATCCTAGGCAGTGGGTGAGGGCTTTCTGACCATGCTGCAGAATGGTGACCTGGAAACAGCGCTCGCAGCTCCAAGAAGTGGTGATACTCCCATCCCTCTTGTTTCTTCTAGGTATTACAACTGGGCAGTGGCTGCTCCCATGGTCCTGTCCCTGCAGGCTTTCCAGAGGAACATTCCTGAGGTCAGTGGCATGACACTTCTACTGCTTGCCCTTCTCAGCAGGGCTCAAATGCACAGAGGGGCTGCAAGAGGCCAagctgccaggctggggcagagctgggcctctctcctttccccagaGGTACCTATGGGTGGCTTTTAGATGCATGGGTACCACTGAAGTCTGGAGAGCTGAGGTTTCCTTACCAAAAATGACCTGTTCTGATGTCTGTCTGTGTAAGGGCTGGCTAGAGCTGGGCCTCCTAGCAGTCTGGGAGGGTTGGGGCTGCATAAGTCTGTTCTAGGGCTCGGTAGAGCTGGCTGGGGTTGCAGGTGACTGATTTCCTCCTGTGTTCTGCCACACTCACAGCACACCATTGACCGACTGGTGAAGGAGAAGATGCCCAAGAGAGGCAGCAGGTGGTGGTTCTCCTGGAGGAGGCGAGAGTTCCCAGCAGAGGAGGTGTTTGCAGTGCTGGCTGTGACAGCATGCCCCTGGGGGATAGGGGCCGTTCTGGtggggaggagagcagcagggtcTTGGAGCATGGTCTGAGGCTGAGCATGAGAGCAGCCAGAGGGACCTTATGGCAGTGACCTGGGAAGGCTGCTGTCCCTTCAGGTCTCTTAATGCCAGAACAACGCCTGGTAATGCAGTAGCACAGACCTGGCAGTGGTGAAGCCTCTTGCCACGTGCCCCTCATGCCACAGCCCAGGCACCACGTGTGCTTGGTCTCCCTGCCCCTGTCTGCCACCAGGTTGCAGCCCCTCTTCCATGGGACAACATCCCCTTGAGGGCAGGGGAATGCATTGCCACTGCTGCTTTGGTGTCACCGCTCCAAGTGGCACTGAAGCAGCCCTGCCTGTGACACCAAGGTGTTAATGATGTCCCTTTCCACCCACAGCAGCAGACAAGGCCAGGGAAGGCTAATGTGGGGACACTGCAGCCCAAGTCTGCTCAGCAGAGGTGAGTGCCTCTCTCTCCTGCTAGGAGGCTTGAGCTGGAGCACCCAGGCTACCTTCAGGAGTCTGTGGGCTTTTATCTCTTCTAAATGACCAGTTGTTCCCAAATCTGCCTCATATATGAGGACAGAAAACTCTTTTAAGACTCAGGCTGACCCTCTGTCCAGCCAAGCTCCTCCATGGCCAGGTGGGTGGGTTGTCCTGGGTCCCCTCCAGTTCTCCTCTCATGCTCATAGCGAAAGCTGTGAGCTGCAGAATGGAGGTACTGtgctcttcccttccttgtgtaggcaggaggaggaggggtcCTCCAGTGACGAGGAGCCCCTGCACCCAGGGGATGCGCTAGCAACATCTACCTCTGCACAGAAATCTCTGCCAACCTACAAGAAATCCCTGAGGCTGTCATCGGAACAAATTGTATGTACTCTCCTCCTTCATTGTCTGCTTGTGTGTAGGGAGGAGACAACCTCTGAGTGGGGTTTTCTCTACTCCTGACCTTAAGGTTCTCTAGGGCATTCAAATACTTTGCCCTGGGTGGCTCCTGTGTAGGGGCTGGGGGTCTCTGGGCTGCTCAGGCGTTAGTCCTGGCCTGTGGAAAGCCTTGGTCTGGCATGTCCCAGTGCTGGTGTATCGTGCTCGTTTCCACTTTGCTGCAGGGGAGGCTGAACCTGCAGGATGGCCCCAATGAGGTGGCGTTCAGTGTGACAACTCAGTACCAGGGCACGTGCCGCTGTGAGGCCACTATCTACCTGTGGAACTGGGATGACAAGGTGGTGATCTCTGACATCGATGGCACCATCACCAAGTAAAGggcccttctccctccctggtGCTGTGTTAGGGGAAGGTGTCCTTCCAAGGCTTGCACAAGCAGCCAGGagggaccccaaaccccattgCCTTCTGGATCCCACCAGGTTGGATCAGCCTAACATGGTCTCCTTTTCTTTTAGGTCGGATGCTCTTGGCCACATCCTACCGCATCTGGGGAAAGACTGGACTCATCAGGGGATAGCCAAGCTCTTCCACAAAATCCACCTGTAAGTATCAGATCAACCAGTAGACCCCAAAAGGAAGTGGGAGTGACGGAGAGACCAAGTGGGAGCCAGTATGGCTGATGGAGGAAGATGGCAGGGAGGCTCTCACTGCAGACACTTGAGCTACTGCCCTGTTACCAGCATTGTGGCATGGTCCAAGTGTCTCTGTCCTCTTCTCTTGTTGCAATCCCTGAGAGCACAGATGTACTAGAGGGTGCTGTGGGTGTCTGAAGTAGGCATGGGGCATTTCCCCaggcactgggaatgcatgGTGGTGGAGGTTCTGCCAGTGAGATGCAGCTGATGGTGCAACCATGGGGATGAGGAAACCTGACAAAACCGTAGCTGGGAGGCCACACACACAGCCCTGTGCCTCTGGGTCTCTGTacaacagcagcacaaagctgtgcctaGCACTTCCAGCCCCTTGGATGGGTGCTGGTTGCCTTTACAGGCACCCAGCTGTTGCTTGCCCTGTCCCCCAAGGGCCCAGACCTGCCCAGGGGTGCAATGCTGCCCTGGTGCACCCGGCCGAGGCTGGCAGCAGGTCCCAGCTCTGTCTCTGCCACCGGGCCTCTGTGGCCACTAGGAGGCAGTGTGAGCCTGCAGATGGCTCATCTCCACCTCTCAGCTGTCTCTTATCATCTCCCCTCCTGCAAGAGCTCAGTGCCATCCCTGCCTGAGCTGGTGGCTTGGCAGGGGG of the Anser cygnoides isolate HZ-2024a breed goose chromosome 16, Taihu_goose_T2T_genome, whole genome shotgun sequence genome contains:
- the LPIN3 gene encoding phosphatidate phosphatase LPIN3 isoform X5; the protein is MAFHPLHHMPRQSDLIFLSQTMNYVGQLAETVFVTVKELYRGLNPATLTGCIDVIVVRQPDNSFQCSPFHVRFGKLGVLRSKEKVVDIEINGEPVDLHMKLGDNGEAFFVQESEENERSIPSRLCTSPIPTEESPESAAQPSHGQEAPSAEVAPRRRRRHRRKPRRKEVMGPAPGGCEEARGEVSVEELLKLPALDDSVYFSFTDLPKEETGSLQAKEVHPYSDGELASMDSPAPSHLSSPRSDSELEVGPQESFALGAESHMQWAWGRLPEVNKSERVEPAKSTKTAATTGSVTPVPVDERTHFLAISEGLGGGPCPAGPQDPPCSSAVLADEPTLMPKEGNGPPGLMDNPSAMGAESSSGATSAPQEEQKGGERVVLRAQPDVESSEGAAVLSQVGLESCEPQQRQGSIKRSPHLGPTDVYLEDLSNLDEEQVALYFPRSEVEQTSKPVADPSIPSCVQLLSDVPAESPMESGSDVMPAIALSLCGGLGGSRQISREKFMEHIISYQEFAENPGLLDDPNLVILINKKYYNWAVAAPMVLSLQAFQRNIPEHTIDRLVKEKMPKRGSRWWFSWRRREFPAEEQQTRPGKANVGTLQPKSAQQRQEEEGSSSDEEPLHPGDALATSTSAQKSLPTYKKSLRLSSEQIGRLNLQDGPNEVAFSVTTQYQGTCRCEATIYLWNWDDKVVISDIDGTITKSDALGHILPHLGKDWTHQGIAKLFHKIHLNGYKFLYCSARAIGMAHITKGYLKWVNEQGCALPKGPILLAPSSLFSALHREVIEKKPEVFKIACLTDIQNLFATKLPFYAAFGNRATDVYAYRQVGLPESRIFVVNPKGELVQGLVRNHKSTYERLSEVVELIFPPLGQTGSIALACPEYSHFAYWRPPLPAVDLEAFS
- the LPIN3 gene encoding phosphatidate phosphatase LPIN3 isoform X4, with amino-acid sequence MQLPASRGTALAAMPRDLSAAIPCQGKLQSEAAKERQGCKKQAAKTDTHSQTMNYVGQLAETVFVTVKELYRGLNPATLTGCIDVIVVRQPDNSFQCSPFHVRFGKLGVLRSKEKVVDIEINGEPVDLHMKLGDNGEAFFVQESEENERSIPSRLCTSPIPTEESPESAAQPSHGQEAPSAEVAPRRRRRHRRKPRRKEVMGPAPGGCEEARGEVSVEELLKLPALDDSVYFSFTDLPKEETGSLQAKEVHPYSDGELASMDSPAPSHLSSPRSDSELEVGPQESFALGAESHMQWAWGRLPEVNKSERVEPAKSTKTAATTGSVTPVPVDERTHFLAISEGLGGGPCPAGPQDPPCSSAVLADEPTLMPKEGNGPPGLMDNPSAMGAESSSGATSAPQEEQKGGERVVLRAQPDVESSEGAAVLSQVGLESCEPQQRQGSIKRSPHLGPTDVYLEDLSNLDEEQVALYFPRSEVEQTSKPVADPSIPSCVQLLSDVPAESPMESGSDVMPAIALSLCGGLGGSRQISREKFMEHIISYQEFAENPGLLDDPNLVILINKKYYNWAVAAPMVLSLQAFQRNIPEHTIDRLVKEKMPKRGSRWWFSWRRREFPAEEQQTRPGKANVGTLQPKSAQQRQEEEGSSSDEEPLHPGDALATSTSAQKSLPTYKKSLRLSSEQIGRLNLQDGPNEVAFSVTTQYQGTCRCEATIYLWNWDDKVVISDIDGTITKSDALGHILPHLGKDWTHQGIAKLFHKIHLNGYKFLYCSARAIGMAHITKGYLKWVNEQGCALPKGPILLAPSSLFSALHREVIEKKPEVFKIACLTDIQNLFATKLPFYAAFGNRATDVYAYRQVGLPESRIFVVNPKGELVQGLVRNHKSTYERLSEVVELIFPPLGQTGSIALACPEYSHFAYWRPPLPAVDLEAFS
- the LPIN3 gene encoding phosphatidate phosphatase LPIN3 isoform X1; this translates as MPQGVKHSEIWSRKRNKDVPGKRQPRGRLQQPRGMPAGEGWRNRSLPVKGSRSKPAGCNDTQLLPVSRSTLKASREPSQAQQEACGRGWVLFGSRGPPLAQSQTMNYVGQLAETVFVTVKELYRGLNPATLTGCIDVIVVRQPDNSFQCSPFHVRFGKLGVLRSKEKVVDIEINGEPVDLHMKLGDNGEAFFVQESEENERSIPSRLCTSPIPTEESPESAAQPSHGQEAPSAEVAPRRRRRHRRKPRRKEVMGPAPGGCEEARGEVSVEELLKLPALDDSVYFSFTDLPKEETGSLQAKEVHPYSDGELASMDSPAPSHLSSPRSDSELEVGPQESFALGAESHMQWAWGRLPEVNKSERVEPAKSTKTAATTGSVTPVPVDERTHFLAISEGLGGGPCPAGPQDPPCSSAVLADEPTLMPKEGNGPPGLMDNPSAMGAESSSGATSAPQEEQKGGERVVLRAQPDVESSEGAAVLSQVGLESCEPQQRQGSIKRSPHLGPTDVYLEDLSNLDEEQVALYFPRSEVEQTSKPVADPSIPSCVQLLSDVPAESPMESGSDVMPAIALSLCGGLGGSRQISREKFMEHIISYQEFAENPGLLDDPNLVILINKKYYNWAVAAPMVLSLQAFQRNIPEHTIDRLVKEKMPKRGSRWWFSWRRREFPAEEQQTRPGKANVGTLQPKSAQQRQEEEGSSSDEEPLHPGDALATSTSAQKSLPTYKKSLRLSSEQIGRLNLQDGPNEVAFSVTTQYQGTCRCEATIYLWNWDDKVVISDIDGTITKSDALGHILPHLGKDWTHQGIAKLFHKIHLNGYKFLYCSARAIGMAHITKGYLKWVNEQGCALPKGPILLAPSSLFSALHREVIEKKPEVFKIACLTDIQNLFATKLPFYAAFGNRATDVYAYRQVGLPESRIFVVNPKGELVQGLVRNHKSTYERLSEVVELIFPPLGQTGSIALACPEYSHFAYWRPPLPAVDLEAFS
- the LPIN3 gene encoding phosphatidate phosphatase LPIN3 isoform X3, whose protein sequence is MPQGVKHSEIWSRKRNKDVPGKRQPRGRLQQPRGMPAGEGWRNRSLPVKGSRSKPAGCNDTQLLPVSRSTLKASREPSQAQQEACGRGWVLFGSRGPPLAQSQTMNYVGQLAETVFVTVKELYRGLNPATLTGCIDVIVVRQPDNSFQCSPFHVRFGKLGVLRSKEKVRSIPSRLCTSPIPTEESPESAAQPSHGQEAPSAEVAPRRRRRHRRKPRRKEVMGPAPGGCEEARGEVSVEELLKLPALDDSVYFSFTDLPKEETGSLQAKEVHPYSDGELASMDSPAPSHLSSPRSDSELEVGPQESFALGAESHMQWAWGRLPEVNKSERVEPAKSTKTAATTGSVTPVPVDERTHFLAISEGLGGGPCPAGPQDPPCSSAVLADEPTLMPKEGNGPPGLMDNPSAMGAESSSGATSAPQEEQKGGERVVLRAQPDVESSEGAAVLSQVGLESCEPQQRQGSIKRSPHLGPTDVYLEDLSNLDEEQVALYFPRSEVEQTSKPVADPSIPSCVQLLSDVPAESPMESGSDVMPAIALSLCGGLGGSRQISREKFMEHIISYQEFAENPGLLDDPNLVILINKKYYNWAVAAPMVLSLQAFQRNIPEHTIDRLVKEKMPKRGSRWWFSWRRREFPAEEQQTRPGKANVGTLQPKSAQQRQEEEGSSSDEEPLHPGDALATSTSAQKSLPTYKKSLRLSSEQIGRLNLQDGPNEVAFSVTTQYQGTCRCEATIYLWNWDDKVVISDIDGTITKSDALGHILPHLGKDWTHQGIAKLFHKIHLNGYKFLYCSARAIGMAHITKGYLKWVNEQGCALPKGPILLAPSSLFSALHREVIEKKPEVFKIACLTDIQNLFATKLPFYAAFGNRATDVYAYRQVGLPESRIFVVNPKGELVQGLVRNHKSTYERLSEVVELIFPPLGQTGSIALACPEYSHFAYWRPPLPAVDLEAFS
- the LPIN3 gene encoding phosphatidate phosphatase LPIN3 isoform X2, whose amino-acid sequence is MPQGVKHSEIWSRKRNKDVPGKRQPRGRLQQPRGMPAGEGWRNRSLPVKGSRSKPAGCNDTQLLPVSRSTLKASREPSQAQQEACGRGWVLFGSRGPPLAQSQTMNYVGQLAETVFVTVKELYRGLNPATLTGCIDVIVVRQPDNSFQCSPFHVRFGKLGVLRSKEKVVDIEINGEPVDLHMKLGDNGEAFFVQESEENERSIPSRLCTSPIPTEESPESAAQPSHGQEAPSAEVAPRRRRRHRRKPRRKEVMGPAPGGCEEARGEVSVEELLKLPALDDSVYFSFTDLPKEETGSLQAKEVHPYSDGELASMDSPAPSHLSSPRSDSELEVGPQESFALGAESHMQWAWGRLPEVNKSERVEPAKSTKTAATTGSVTPVPVDERTHFLAISEGLGGGPCPAGPQDPPCSSAVLADEPTLMPKEGNGPPGLMDNPSAMGAESSSGATSAPQEEQKGGERVVLRAQPDVESSEGAAVLSQVGLESCEPQQRQGSIKRSPHLGPTDVYLEDLSNLDEEQVALYFPRSEVEQTSKPVADPSIPSCVQLLSDVPAESPMESGSDVMPAIALSLCGGLGGSRQISREKFMEHIISYQEFAENPGLLDDPNLVILINKKYYNWAVAAPMVLSLQAFQRNIPEHTIDRLVKEKMPKRGSRWWFSWRRREFPAEEQTRPGKANVGTLQPKSAQQRQEEEGSSSDEEPLHPGDALATSTSAQKSLPTYKKSLRLSSEQIGRLNLQDGPNEVAFSVTTQYQGTCRCEATIYLWNWDDKVVISDIDGTITKSDALGHILPHLGKDWTHQGIAKLFHKIHLNGYKFLYCSARAIGMAHITKGYLKWVNEQGCALPKGPILLAPSSLFSALHREVIEKKPEVFKIACLTDIQNLFATKLPFYAAFGNRATDVYAYRQVGLPESRIFVVNPKGELVQGLVRNHKSTYERLSEVVELIFPPLGQTGSIALACPEYSHFAYWRPPLPAVDLEAFS
- the LPIN3 gene encoding phosphatidate phosphatase LPIN3 isoform X6; protein product: MNYVGQLAETVFVTVKELYRGLNPATLTGCIDVIVVRQPDNSFQCSPFHVRFGKLGVLRSKEKVVDIEINGEPVDLHMKLGDNGEAFFVQESEENERSIPSRLCTSPIPTEESPESAAQPSHGQEAPSAEVAPRRRRRHRRKPRRKEVMGPAPGGCEEARGEVSVEELLKLPALDDSVYFSFTDLPKEETGSLQAKEVHPYSDGELASMDSPAPSHLSSPRSDSELEVGPQESFALGAESHMQWAWGRLPEVNKSERVEPAKSTKTAATTGSVTPVPVDERTHFLAISEGLGGGPCPAGPQDPPCSSAVLADEPTLMPKEGNGPPGLMDNPSAMGAESSSGATSAPQEEQKGGERVVLRAQPDVESSEGAAVLSQVGLESCEPQQRQGSIKRSPHLGPTDVYLEDLSNLDEEQVALYFPRSEVEQTSKPVADPSIPSCVQLLSDVPAESPMESGSDVMPAIALSLCGGLGGSRQISREKFMEHIISYQEFAENPGLLDDPNLVILINKKYYNWAVAAPMVLSLQAFQRNIPEHTIDRLVKEKMPKRGSRWWFSWRRREFPAEEQQTRPGKANVGTLQPKSAQQRQEEEGSSSDEEPLHPGDALATSTSAQKSLPTYKKSLRLSSEQIGRLNLQDGPNEVAFSVTTQYQGTCRCEATIYLWNWDDKVVISDIDGTITKSDALGHILPHLGKDWTHQGIAKLFHKIHLNGYKFLYCSARAIGMAHITKGYLKWVNEQGCALPKGPILLAPSSLFSALHREVIEKKPEVFKIACLTDIQNLFATKLPFYAAFGNRATDVYAYRQVGLPESRIFVVNPKGELVQGLVRNHKSTYERLSEVVELIFPPLGQTGSIALACPEYSHFAYWRPPLPAVDLEAFS